A region of the Ciona intestinalis chromosome 12, KH, whole genome shotgun sequence genome:
TTGGGCGGTATAGCAAATTGTGTAATCCAGATCAGAGAATCCATCGTGGCAATGCTAACACTTGACGAAGATATGATACCGATCGTTCGATCCAACGTGATTACACTAATGCATGACATGCAAGAAATGATTCGGCGATCCAATAACGTCAGTGAGGAAGATCGGTGTTTAAAAGAAGCTGAATGTTTGCATGAGATAGGATACTGCGAATACCTGGTTGATGACATGAATGCTTGTGAAAAAACATTCATGGCGGCGATTGTTGAGATGGAAAGGGTGTTTAAGGAGAGAGCtgtaaagtataaaatatacagtagttgtttaaacaatctCGGTTACACGTATGAACTCACTTCTCGATTCAAAGATGCCTGTAAATATTTCCGCACAGCTATTGAAACTTTTAGGAAAGCTGAAGATGTCAACGATGATGAAAGAGATAAATGGACCGTCTTTTTTAACAGCAATCTGGAACGAGCcataacaaaaatgaaataacTCCAGTCAAATTTTTCATTCCCTTGTAAGATTACCCCCAATTGGAGACTTTTCATATCTCTTTTCAATAATGCGTATACTATAGccattcatttaaacatatttcacctcgaaactgtttattgtaaactttggtggaatttctttttgggggttttgttttttcatcatgctccaatctttggatcaatcttctttaaggccgactccccccattgtacgggttgtgtccttacgcacacttttcttcaaattagaactttaatatgtttaattaaatgttatttatctaattttcacattgtatcgtctgtagggtggtcacgccttttatccaaaagaatatttctttcttttttatcaataagcgtgttttaacaactgttgttttaccgttactacctgtcttttcgcttttgtcaactctcttgttcttcgctatcgtgaccgaagagacaaaataaatttcattcattcatatgtaTTTTATGTGATTCCTGGAAGTCTGGAACTAAACCATTATAAtgtgtataatgtttttaaaagttggtcttgtgtttaattttgtgtaaGATTGGGCCCAGTGGacacattttttgtatatactgTTACAAGTCACAGAATTGAGTTTTAGAgatgtatttattataaagttactTGTGTTATAGATGAACTATTTTAGTTGGCAtgcagtttaaatttaaataaccccAATTAGACTACTTCTGCATTGTATATACTGTGAAATACGAATcaataataaaagatatacTCATGACTTATCGAGTCATTATGAACACAAGATAAATACTAGCCGAGTCGTCTTGAtaataaagagaaaaaaacTGAAAGAAGAACTGGAATTAAGCAGTATGAGAATTAGAGTAGTCTTCCAATCCGCTGGAAGACTCATATCATTTCGCCAAtaacaacattattaaaaagcctaataaaaaacacaatggtaatcctttagctggtggccaaattttgggttcaaaatgttccttaggtctcactgatacccactgtataatttttttgaaaaaactcgggcgttcgtgtcgaaaattaacttcaaaaatgcgcgaaaacatgctttgtcaccgtaattcgtctgatttgcgtaaggttaacgatttattacgtcacaatcgtggtgtgttacgtcacaatagtggtatattacatagGCTACAAGACGGTATAACCTTGTTTTTTCCCACTGTTTTAACGTaggaatcaaacgtaacaatacgcgttctatgacgtaataatccaaccttggtttaaagggcctaaacacaccccaaatgtacttcgctttaatcgatagagtgtgtttttctaattccaacgacaccttacttgttttaatcggttctgtataaccaaagatattccagctcaaacaccgtgaaattcaaaaaacggatttgaaagttgcgtggcgaaaaaaattgagaagtgtactacccacgtgacaaacacgtaacaaaattgttgaagcgtggccgctctcattcagaaaggcgagaggcagtgttttcagcgaaaaacgagagaacaaaaaaaacgcaaaaaagcacaaaaaaacgcaggtttcgctttttagaatgaatcagtcacatgactagtacgttcctacgtcacaatcacgaagctcgtagtaaaaaaaggatagcgctagagatcactgtttgaggacgaatatctccgcctatactggaccaattttaataagcaaagtatttttggaatcaataaaacggtcgctttatgaatttaccataaaaaataaaagtgacgtggggtgtgtttaagccctttaattcataacggctggtgtggaaaatgaggtgacgcagcacgatttcgcgcatttttaaagttaattttcgacaccaACGAccgagtttttaaaaaaaaaaaattatacagtgggtatcagtgagacctaaggaacactttaaaaccaaaatttcaggtggccaccagctaaagaaTTACCATGTAGAATGTCGCACCTAGCAATTACATATTAATtcaacaaaactataaaagccataaattgttttaaaaacgcCTCATCgaattttttaagttttagaatgctgaataattatttttaatatatacttatctctcaatttttttaaaaatattaaaaaataatcactgaGCCTACTATAGAGCGGAAGAGCCTTAATATTTAAACCGAATAAACACACATCTAGATGTTTAATGTAGAGTTTtccaaataaacaaacctgttAAGCTGTTAGCACCAAAGCTAAGCCATGACCATTATGTAAATTGTAGATGTTGACTATGTTTGATGTTCAGGCAACCAAGGTCTTGAAAGTGCAGGTCATCGGTCAGTTTTGAGGGGTAAATGGACAGTTCTAAGTCTACTGGACGTTTTGTATTTGCAAAACtcttagttttaatttgtttttagcaaaagttttttacagttacctgtatattttacacaaaactcAAACAGTTGCAggtattttttatagaaaaaacttttacattaGCCGATTTCATTTAGTAACactcagagtccgtatataaacatgagttgtttatatatgtttatatacgaactCTGGTAACACTTATACACTTTTGAGTTCaagtaaaaaaaggaaaattgtTACTTGCAACTGGCCAACTGTAAAAACGAACTGTTTGCGCATCACTTGAAATGGAAAGATTACAAAAAATGCgggaaattttatatttaaaacagatgaGGCAAAggcagaaaacataaaaatctaaacacaataaaaattgtttttaggaAGCATATTTGAACAGGACAATATAACCGTATAGATTACTAAAAGTCTTAGTACTGTCAAGTAGGAATAAATACAGCAACTTTTATATccgaatgtatatatatgctgtattgaatatataaattacaacgattaatacatgtatattatagaataaagttttataaatattaagtgTTTACTAGTAACTTGTTAGTGAATAAAAGTGgtgttttaaagatttttaagaTAGTTTtttaagatatagtagggcaATAGGCCACTCCTTTTTTTAAGACAGTAGGGTATAAATTCCGGGAAAAATTTTAGGTGCCATTGCGTGTCGTGCTGCTGGGTCTTAGCCACGTAAAATAGAGTTGATACACGGCTGGAAAGtcttactgtggggtaaaattgGGTGACCCCGTACTCTACATTTCCTATTTacgtgtttaacaattaacaacgttcgtTTAGAGTCTTAGCGACATTTAGGTTTAAGTCTGAAAATATATCGGCTCGTAAAACCGCTGTAATGTAAATGCCATAACGCATGCGCAAAATGTGCTATTGCGCATACGCCGAGACGCCACACCGCAGAAGGTGGGACGACACAAGTAAAATCCTATTGGTTacgacagttgtttaaaattcttgCAAATAAACGGTtccaaaataacatttaatccTATATGTTCTGCACATTTGACCTGCGTTCGTGAGATAGCAACATATGTTAAAGAACCAATATGAGCAAAACGAAATGCCGACTTATGTTTGCTGCATTTCCTGCAAGTTTGCAAGATACAATAGTAATAAAAATTGCTAAATGTAGGCTATCCTGTTAGAACAGCCTTTCTTACCTGGGATAAACTTACCAAAAAAAGGTAGAGAACCCCTGTGTTAGAACATTTCCAGTAATAATTACATCTAACTACTTTGATTATTTCCAGCGTTGTCAAAAGCCAAtgcatgtgtttatttaatattcacaTAGACATATCTATGACGcttttgtgttataatgtGACGCATTATAGTTTAAAGCTCTTTGAAATGGGAAACAAATATCTAGCATGAATATgggtaaatgaataaatgaatgaatgaataaataaatgaatgaatgattgtgACTTGCTTTATCCCATATCCcaaccggaaaacgacagtcgttataacacggatgtggAGTGTTGATGCACATTATataccagcttacaagtttccaTGTATGTACTTTGTGGAGGagcttttaaataaagagTTCACTATAACGGTTATTGATATTATTTCTCAAGGCGGTGAATGATATTATTTCTCAGTGCGTGTTTACGAACAAACTGCGATAACAACTTGCTGTTGAAATAATACTGAACAAACACATTAAACGCTGTGGCGTAACATTGGCGTTTTGTGCATGCGTGGCCGTGTGACAACTACATCTGTCGCCTGACAGCTATAAAAGCGATATCAGTAGCTCATAGTTTGGACTTGGTCGATTTCCTAAGTTCGACGTGAAATATTTACCAAGCAGAGTCACCACCTGGCTATTTCCCCTTTATTTAGCCGAGAGGAAATAACCACGAAGTAAAATAGTATTGAACCAGTTTCAACGAAgctatattttagattttagaatGTTACTCGAATCGCTAGCGCTCAATTATGAATTGAACAATATAGGTAGGCTGTTTTAAACTTGACGTgcgtgtttttatttgatcGGTAAAAGTAAGGATATGCGCTTTTCATTTTTGaatgacgactgtcgttgttaTGCTTGGGTCATATTCATATAATTCCTAATACATTTCATAGATAATTTCGAaggataatttaaaatatagctaTGAGATCTCTTCTTGTTCTTCTATGCTGCGTGGGTTTGGTCACTGCTCAAGCTAACTGTAAGTAAAGTTTCCGTAGCAATTCGGTAGTTCTAGGTTATATTCTAAAAACAAACTACCGCCGCCGGAGCAGTTGCGCGCCTGCCTGAAACATAAAGGtgacaggttcaaggctcgacccCGCtataccattgtaggcgtatatTAAGTCGTCTTTGGTAAGGCACCTATAACGGTCATTGTATCAACGTTGTAATCtcttattctttgtttaaattgtcagtcatacgttatgaaaaaaataaaaattatccacaaaaatacataagtggtaactatAGTAAGCGGGCGCgtggtgcatgaaacagaacaaccgtattgtaactactgtcgttttaaGTCTTCTTTTATTCACAATCGTTCCCTCTGTAGTTGTTGCTGTGAACATTTGTGAGGGTGGACGTGCAGACATTGGGTGTCCAGCTGGCCAAGTGATGGTTATACAAAGGGCGTACTACGGTAGAAAAGATCCTTCAAAGTGAGTGTTtatagagtactgtggggtaagatgggccacctttagcacatattatccaaatatcctgattgtgttttaaacaattaacaacggtatatttGAGTCGcaaggatacgattttatatttcgttgaatattctttgtttactaccaaatgggacgagaaaatagaaataggaggtgtcccatctttccacacCCTACTGTAGTACCGTTTTCCCCTGATGAAGTTTTGCGGTAAGGCAGACGAAATGTCTCTTCttactgtaaataaaaactaaacgatttgtgtgtttttaggTGCCCTggaaaaaacacaaactacACAGAATGTGAGGCAACCAACTCAGAGGCTTACATTAAAAACGCTTGTGGTGGTCACCAGTCATGCTATTTGATATCCACCAACGATACCTTTGGCAGAGACCCATGCGAGGATACCTCAAAGTATACCCATGTCGAATACTACTGCCATGCACTTTAGTAATTCAAGAGTTGTTTTTTCTGCAaccattaaataaaaagtagaagttgcaaatttgtttattaacaattaactTTGCGTGATTTTAAGATGTTCAACAGTCAGATACGAAGTTCCCCTTATACATAGTACCCTAAACAACGATTGCTAAGTTATTTTACTCTATATGCGTGTCAGGGTTGGCCATTACCAATTAAAAAAGCAcgaaaacagaacaaaatgaATTATACTAGGGTGGAGGGGAGgagtggggggggggggttgttaattgtttaaaacacgataaggatattaggtgctaaaggtgttccatcttcccccaccctactatatctattaTGGTGTAAAATGCAAACCGGTGTGCAAAACAGTATGCTGGTTTTGTGCGAGTGAGCTCAAGTTTCCGAATTGGTTGAGATGGTGAAAAATGTCGCGCCGTGTGGCTAACGAAtacaacttgtttatccttgcgtggccggaaaacgcccggcttacgagttaccacgtatatgtaagTATGTGGGtaattttactaatttaaatatatatatatatatatatatatatatatataaaattgtatggctgataatttagacaacacattagtgaccaccactggcttagagcaattgccgtcaagtgtcttgcccaaggacacataggctcacaatggtagcagcgacgagccttgaattcATTTCCTTTGGTTTAAGCTGGCTAACCAACCGTGCCACGGCGCTGAACGCAATTACTAGATCGTTTGAACGCTTACCTTGGCGTTTAACCACCTTATGCTGCACATTATCACTGTGTGTTTACGTTAGCTTTAATTCTTTCGAAAACGATTCAATTCAGTGACCCggtgaaattaaattaaaagacaAACAATAAGTTACAAATCTTGCGGCTAGTGTTTCccaattttatttgaaaagaaCCATTTCCGTACTAGACGTTCGTCAACAGTCACGCAATAAGGGTAAAAGTTGCCAAATTTTATGATTGTAATATTCCAGAACTAATAAGTTTGATGAAATCATTACATTGAACATCACAGTTGCAccaatatatttcaaaattgaGCATTTTGCAATATAATTCGCTGGTGGAGAGTGGAGACCACAGTGCACATACCGTAATCTGCGGTTGCGAAACACTGTTGTAGTCAGCAGTGTAAAACAGAAATTCTCCCCGCATTTCTTGCATAATGCATTTACTAAACAGCCaaataataagaaaaatagaaaaacaacagttacaGTGTATAGGCCTGAACAGCAAATCGGTTTTACTATATCGGAGATTTAAAGTGCGGTAACCGTACGCTGTTGAGTATGTTtctctttaaattttcatcaACGTTAATGAATGACtgatattataattatataatataatacgaATCAACGAATGTATTTGTATTACTAACTTTTGCTCATAAAAGTATAAACACAATGctaatgcatatatatatacctagcCCTGTCAAGTTGCTATCGCTATTTTAAGTGTGTCCTTTTATGTGACATTTATCCAAATTTTTACTCtggtaatttacaaaattgttaaacaatttCGATATAAGTCAAATAAAACTCTCATGGAGTCATAGTGAAAACGAGAGACCAtgaaaaagcaatattttataGGTTAGCATAATATGTACTGAGTGAATTCTTCACTAGGACCATTGGCATTGTAGGGGGTGTGTCGTGTGTTTGCACACATTTTTCCTCCaattgatttgttttaatcaaatacAACTTGATATCAATTACTCTTACTGTATTGTGGCTATTTCTAgatttagcagccacgcttttatttgacacttttactcaagtagtttaacacattgttttgttgctaattctcttcgttgtttgaATTAATTGGATCTTTGCTACagtattcaaagagataaacaaagtttatgtTACATTAACAGTCAATTTGTGATGTTATACAGCTTATAAGGACTGGCCCTGGAAAGAATTAGCTTAATTTTTCAAGTTAGATACTGTATTAATCTTTAATCGTTGCCATGAGTTCTGATGAATTATACACCAACACAAATCGACTGGACGGGCCGAGACAAGACTTATCTGACGCCTACAGTCTGCCAGCAAACTTTCTAGAGATTGAAGTATCAGACCCAGTAACACATGGTGTTGGGTGGAGAAATAGATTCACAGATTATGCAATTAAAGTACAGGTATGCGAACAGGTGGACTTGTGGTGTCTTTaccaaaattttcatttaattgcatatttatttgttttaattaaataaaagggTTAGAATATACTGTACGCTTTCTCTCAGGCCTGCTTTTTGGccactttaaattttttgataCGAACGcacaagttgttttaaaaaagattttgcaGCTGGTATCACAGAGACTTAAGAAACATTAtaagaccaaaattttcactggccACTAGCAACAGAACAtcaaggcatgccatgggacccaGGATTTAGACTAAagtggcccattacccaaaataACTAGAATATAAATCTGGGATTTCAAACTGGAGTCTGCAACCCTGCAAGTGTTAAAACTTAAGAAGTTTGCCGACaatattacaattttacaaaaacctactgcttatatttttaactgtaaatggTTGTGGAAAAttttggaatttaaaaaaatgatgagCAAAAATGTTTGCGAAGCTCTTCACTATTTTGAGAAGTACTAAGCTCCTTGATGATGTCAATTGTCGCCCGGACTTAAGCACATCtttaaaaattatctttttttgcGCCTTGTCTGATTCTCAGCACCCTAGTTATTTAGCAAGTGTCCGGCATTGGACATGTTCCGAATAATGATGTATATTCCTTCCAGACCAATCTCCCTGTGTTTAAACACAAGGAATCATCGGTAAGAAGGCGTTACAGCGACTTTGAATGGTTAACAAGTGAACTGGAAAGAGATAGCAAGGTTTGTCACACAAAATggtatttattgttattttttttaaagttaattttttggtatttttggaaaaaaaatggattttttttaactgtactTTGCCATAAACCTGATGTGTCTGCCATTTAAACGGAAAAATGCTGCAAAGAGTGGTAGCCGGTAGTGTAAGTTTTCTGTAAGCAAGGAACTGATTTGTAATGATATGTTGTGTCTGCTATACTCTATGCATTATTTTAGGTTTATCTTGGTGCCAAACCTGTTGTTGCAGGCCttccataattttttttaagaattagTAAATAGTGCAAACTGTATTTgtgaaattagttttaaaaggttttgTATAACTATCACTGCCTCTtctgcattttaaacaatttggcAGGAATATAACTGAATAAATGTTAACAATTTACTAAACAAAAtaaggaaatttaaaaaataacaaagcaaAATTTTCAGAAGCAAAATTCAGTAAATAGGAAGCTAGTGATATAAATTGGTGTCTCATACTGAATAACTTATGTATGAGTATGCTGCTGGTTTaccaattatttatttactatgttatttaaatattaggcTATAATTATGATTTATTAGCTTACAATAACAATTAACACTTTGCccttaaaaactttattttactaaGAAACAAGACAACAATTAATTGATGATTTCATAGTTTTGGCACTAAGTGTAGCTATGTACAGTTGTCAACTTAAATAGTAGACTTGTATGAACAATTTCNNNNNNNNNNNNNNNNNNNNNNNNNNNNNNNNNNNNNNNNNNNNNNNNNNCGGAGATTAAAGTGCGGTACCGTACGCTGTTTAGTATGTTTCTctataaatttttatcaaCGTTAATGAATGActgttattataattatataatataacacgaATCAACGAATGTATTTGTATTACTAACTTTTGCTCATAAAAGTATAAACACACTGctaatgcatatatatatacctagcCCTGTCAAGTTGCTATCGCTATTTTAAGTGTGTCCTTTTATGTGACATTTATCCAAATTTTTACTCtggtaatttacaaaattgttaaacaatttCGATATAAGTCAAATAAAACTCTCATGGAGTCATAGTGAAAACGAGAGACCAtgaaaaagcaatattttataGGTTAGCATAATATATACTGAGTGAATTCTTCACTAGGACCATTGGCATTGTAGGGGGTGTGTCGTGTGTTTGCACACATTTTTCCTCcaattgatttattttaatcaaatacaacttgatataaattacttttactGTATTGTGGCTATTTCTAgatttagcagccacgcttttatttgacacttttactcaagtagtttaacacattgttttgttgctaattctcttcgttgtttgaATTAATTGGATCTTTGCTACagtattcaaagagataaacaaagtttatgtTACATTAACAGTCAATTTGTGATGTTACAGCTTATAAGGACTGGCCCTGGAAAGAATTAGCTTAATTTTTCAAGTTAGATACTGTATTAATCTTTAATCGTTGCCATGAGTTCTGATGAATTATACACCAACACAAATCGACTGGACGGGCCGAGACAAGACTTATCTGACGCCTACAGTCTGCCAGCAAACTTTCTAGAGATTGAAGTATCAGATCCAGTAACACATGGTGTTGGGTGGAGAAATAGATTCACAGATTATGCAATTAAAGTACAGGTATGCGAACAGGTGGACTTGTGGTGTCTTTaccaaaattttcatttaattgcatatttatttgtttcaatcaaataaaactcaaTATGGGTTAGAATATACTGTATGCTTTCTCTCAAGCATGCTTTTTGGCCactttaaaagtaagtttttgaTACGAACGcacaagttgttttaaaaaagattttgcaaCTGGTATCAGAGagaaacattttaagaccaaaattttcactggccACTAGCAACAGAACAtcaaggcatgccatgggacctaggatttagactAAAgtagcccattaccctaaaTAACTATAATCTAAATCTGGAATTTTCAAACTAGAGTCTGCAACCCTGCCAGTGTATTACAAGAGACTGAGAGTAttacaattttacacaaagcTACTGCATATATTCTTAACTGTAAATGGTTGTGGAAAAttttagaatataaaaaaatggtgagaaaaaatgtttgggaAGCTCTTCACTATTTTGGGAGATACTAAGCTCCTTGATGATGTCAATTGTTGCCCGGACTTAAGCACATCtttaaaaattatctttttttgcGCCTTGTCTGAATCTCAGCACCCTAGTTATTTAGCAAGTGTCCGGCATTGGACATGTTCCGAATAATGATGTATATTCCTTCCAGACCAATCTCCCTGTGTTTAAACACAAGGAATCATCCGTAAGAAGACGTTACAGCGACTTTGAATGGTTAACAAGTGAACTGGAAAGAGATAGCAAGGTTTGTCACACAAAATggtatttattgttattttttttaaagttaattttttggtatttttggaaaaaaaatggattttttttaactgtactTTGCCATAAACCTGATGTGTCTGCCATTTAAACGGAAAAATGCTGCAAAGAGTGGTAGCCGGTAGTGTAAGTTTTCTGTAAGCAAGGAACTGATTTGTAATGATATGTTGTGTCTGCTATACTCTATGCATTATTTTAGGTTTATCTTGGTGCCAAACCTGTTGTTGCAGGCCttccataatttttttaagaattagTAAATAGTGCAAACTGTATttgtgaaatttgttttaaaaggttttgTATAACTATCACTGCCTCTtctgcattttaaacaatttggcAGGAATATAACTGGACCTCTTctgcattttaaagtttggcagCAATATTACTGAATAAATGTTAACAATTTACTAAACAAAAtaaggaaatttaaaaaataacaaagcaaAATTTTCAGAAGCAAAATTCAGTAAATAGGAAGCTAGTGATATAAATTGGTGTCTCATACTGAATAACTTATGTATGAGTATGCTGCTGGTTTAccaattatttgtttactatgtCATTTAAATATTGGGCTATTAAACAGACTTTGCCCTTAAAGACTTTATTTTACTAAGAAACAAGACAACAATTAATTGATGATTTCATAGTTTTGGCACTAAGTGTAGCTATGTACAGTTGTCAACTTAAATAGTAGACTTGTATGAACAATTCAAGAAAATTTGCGGAACTTTTGGCATATTATGTGCaactaattaaactaaaaaggCCCATAATATAACATTGTATCACAAACTAAAGGGGTTATGAACACatcttattttcatttttgcataaaatgtCCCAGACTCtcctaaaaaatcaaattatttggTAAAGGGACATTATATGCTATATTGCCAGTGTAGTACTATGCTATGCTATGCGGTTATACCACTATCACTAtctaaaaatttatttgatttgaTAAATAATTGGCTTTAGTTAACTTAGGGAGCATTCAGTTTGTATTGGATTTTCAGTTTGTATTAGATTTTTTTGTGCATAAACCAACAGCTTGGGTTTCTTAACCTTTTATGGTTTGTGGCCTTTTTCAGAGACACACCCGTGGCCCCCATGctccatcaataaaataacccAAATGAGTTTTAACACATTGATGGTTGTTGGGCGTGggcctatatagtaggatgggggaagttgggacaccttttaactc
Encoded here:
- the LOC108949985 gene encoding uncharacterized protein LOC108949985 isoform X1, translating into MQINPQGGVTSRKPTMEAIFAPSDVRQLLQGRKYYEAHFKSCRRLEVDPAFIGPRDLVDHYLCCMLVKEAEGAKRTKDQINVLLKEKAKTMPNEIQAFADTIRGEWRGMEAILFYQIAAEFYGNQSEAGLGGIANCVIQIRESIVAMLTLDEDMIPIVRSNVITLMHDMQEMIRRSNNVSEEDRCLKEAECLHEIGYCEYLVDDMNACEKTFMAAIVEMERVFKERAVKYKIYSSCLNNLGYTYELTSRFKDACKYFRTAIETFRKAEDVNDDERDKWTVFFNSNLERAITKMK
- the LOC108949985 gene encoding uncharacterized protein LOC108949985 isoform X2; this encodes MEAIFAPSGRKYYEAHFKSCRRLEVDPAFIGPRDLVDHYLCCMLVKEAEGAKRTKDQINVLLKEKAKTMPNEIQAFADTIRGEWRGMEAILFYQIAAEFYGNQSEAGLGGIANCVIQIRESIVAMLTLDEDMIPIVRSNVITLMHDMQEMIRRSNNVSEEDRCLKEAECLHEIGYCEYLVDDMNACEKTFMAAIVEMERVFKERAVKYKIYSSCLNNLGYTYELTSRFKDACKYFRTAIETFRKAEDVNDDERDKWTVFFNSNLERAITKMK
- the LOC100186357 gene encoding D-galactoside-specific lectin-like, producing MRSLLVLLCCVGLVTAQANFVAVNICEGGRADIGCPAGQVMVIQRAYYGRKDPSKCPGKNTNYTECEATNSEAYIKNACGGHQSCYLISTNDTFGRDPCEDTSKYTHVEYYCHAL
- the LOC100176145 gene encoding sorting nexin-12-like isoform X2 encodes the protein MSSDELYTNTNRLDGPRQDLSDAYSLPANFLEIEVSDPVTHGVGWRNRFTDYAIKVQTNLPVFKHKESSVRRRYSDFEWLTSELERDSKIVVPPLPGKALKMQLPFRKDEGLYDDAFIEERRKGLESFINKVAGHPLAQNERCLHMFLQEKDLDKNYIPGKVRTL
- the LOC100176145 gene encoding sorting nexin-12-like isoform X1, which translates into the protein MSSDELYTNTNRLDGPRQDLSDAYSLPANFLEIEVSDPVTHGVGWRNRFTDYAIKVQTNLPVFKHKESSVRRRYSDFEWLTSELERDSKIVVPPLPGKALKMQLPFRKDEGLYDDAFIEERRKGLESFINKVAGHPLAQNERCLHMFLQEKDLDKNYIPGKVRTL